One Candidatus Paceibacterota bacterium genomic window carries:
- a CDS encoding NADP-dependent malic enzyme, with translation MPRSKTTGEKSLALHKKNVGKFCVASKVPLDNADDLSVVYTPGVGTVSSFLSKNKNKAREYTMKGNSVAVVSDGSAVLGLGNIGPEAALPVMEGKCLIFKKFADIDAVPIVLSTQNTEEIISAVKAISPTFGGINLEDISAPRCFEIEERLKTELDIPVMHDDQHGTAIVILAGLINALKVVKKKISDVKIVVSGAGAAGVAAVKMILGEGAKNILVLDSKGIIHKNREGLNGEKIKIAETTNSNNCSGNLSDALEGADVFIGVSAAGILTQEMVRKMAKNPVIFALANPVPEIMPDLALKAGAKIVATGRSDFPNQLNNALVFPGVFRGAIDNKISKITDEMKRKAARALAKLVSKPNSKLLVPKVFDKRVVKTVSRAIR, from the coding sequence ATGCCTCGCAGTAAAACAACCGGAGAAAAATCGCTTGCGCTTCACAAAAAAAATGTCGGAAAATTTTGCGTTGCCAGTAAAGTGCCTCTTGATAATGCCGATGATTTGAGCGTCGTTTACACTCCCGGAGTGGGAACAGTAAGCTCTTTTTTGTCGAAAAATAAAAACAAGGCGCGCGAATACACGATGAAAGGGAATAGTGTTGCCGTAGTTTCCGACGGCTCGGCCGTGCTCGGTCTCGGAAATATCGGTCCTGAAGCAGCTTTGCCTGTAATGGAAGGCAAATGTCTTATTTTTAAAAAATTTGCCGACATAGATGCCGTGCCCATAGTGCTTTCCACTCAAAACACGGAAGAAATTATCAGCGCGGTAAAAGCCATCTCTCCGACATTCGGCGGCATAAACCTTGAAGATATTTCCGCCCCTCGATGTTTTGAGATAGAGGAGCGGCTTAAAACGGAGCTTGATATTCCTGTGATGCATGATGATCAGCATGGCACGGCGATTGTTATTTTAGCAGGTCTTATAAACGCCTTAAAAGTTGTTAAAAAGAAAATTTCGGATGTAAAAATTGTAGTAAGCGGCGCGGGAGCGGCCGGGGTGGCGGCGGTTAAAATGATTTTAGGAGAAGGCGCTAAAAATATTTTGGTTTTGGACAGCAAAGGAATTATTCATAAAAATAGGGAAGGGTTAAATGGGGAAAAAATAAAAATTGCGGAAACTACGAACAGCAATAATTGTTCCGGAAATCTTTCCGACGCGCTAGAAGGAGCGGATGTTTTTATCGGCGTTTCCGCAGCCGGAATTTTGACGCAAGAAATGGTTCGTAAAATGGCGAAAAATCCGGTGATTTTCGCCTTGGCGAATCCTGTCCCTGAGATCATGCCCGATTTGGCGCTTAAAGCGGGGGCAAAAATAGTCGCCACCGGAAGAAGCGATTTTCCCAACCAGCTGAATAACGCTTTGGTCTTTCCCGGAGTTTTCCGCGGAGCGATTGATAATAAAATTTCTAAAATTACGGATGAGATGAAAAGAAAAGCCGCCCGCGCTTTGGCGAAGCTGGTTTCAAAGCCGAATTCAAAACTTCTTGTGCCGAAAGTTTTTGACAAAAGAGTGGTTAAGACTGTTTCCCGAGCTATCAGATAA
- a CDS encoding DUF4173 domain-containing protein has product MSQSNANNFAEKFSKNTIIKLFACVGLAVFWVVFLWNFWDREVYALGINALVFFALFLGFFIWVLFEKGRCLKKDTLWIVPLSLMIVSFFLYDNPFVKVVTLLVGPVSFFVFYNYSFLKDRREKSWNLSFALSLFIGRLVAIFGNIGKSAILYLEFIIPANEKYKKIIARILIGFVFFVIISLAVLIPLLSSADAVFAHSVKAVYDWATKIISLPFAKKLFFAAILSVIFLAAVITWEKEFDYNKKEKETFPIDSIIAGIVLGGILIVYLLFLWIQIGHLWVGSLPFDFKTTENLVKSGFWQLLVLTFLNIFIYFFIYKKTSLFVQKILLAFTAASLLLLVSAGYRMGLYVIFYGFSYEKFFASYTVLFCALLFFWLLLRLVVDKKTDILKTAVVLFIWMYGVMTVFPVEQFIFRSNIALSHREDSRIKLSELSMLSPDVLGLVKRYEAAGVLKKETFDWTPWIESQEKKVADKKWYERNAMNLLYLANKTETENNLVGGDKDVYGCIGSAGYSWCEAKQKCIRSWEEYCTITTPKKVVFACDGSKTITATFYIGDDKFVDLELSDGKKLSVPRAISASGARYTKADETFVFWNKGDTAFITEGADSVETYSNCNLQ; this is encoded by the coding sequence ATGAGTCAATCAAACGCCAATAACTTCGCGGAAAAGTTTTCAAAAAATACCATAATCAAGCTCTTCGCATGCGTCGGGCTTGCCGTTTTTTGGGTGGTGTTTCTTTGGAATTTTTGGGATAGGGAAGTATATGCTTTGGGCATCAACGCCCTTGTTTTTTTTGCGTTATTCCTCGGATTTTTTATTTGGGTCCTTTTTGAAAAAGGCAGATGCTTGAAGAAGGATACTCTTTGGATTGTCCCGTTATCGTTGATGATTGTCAGCTTTTTTTTGTATGATAATCCGTTTGTGAAAGTTGTGACATTGCTTGTCGGCCCTGTTTCTTTTTTCGTTTTTTATAACTATTCCTTTTTGAAAGACAGGAGGGAAAAATCGTGGAATTTATCTTTCGCGCTGAGTTTGTTTATTGGACGCCTAGTGGCAATTTTCGGCAATATCGGCAAGTCGGCTATTTTGTATTTAGAGTTTATAATCCCGGCAAACGAGAAATATAAAAAGATTATTGCCAGAATACTTATAGGGTTTGTTTTTTTTGTGATCATCTCGCTTGCCGTTTTGATCCCCTTGCTGTCTTCGGCAGATGCGGTTTTTGCTCACTCCGTCAAAGCGGTTTATGATTGGGCAACAAAAATCATATCGCTACCGTTTGCGAAAAAGCTGTTTTTTGCAGCCATTCTTTCCGTAATTTTTTTAGCAGCGGTGATTACATGGGAAAAGGAATTTGATTATAACAAAAAAGAAAAAGAAACTTTTCCAATAGATTCCATTATTGCCGGTATTGTGCTTGGAGGCATCCTGATAGTGTATTTGCTTTTTTTGTGGATACAAATCGGTCATTTATGGGTCGGTTCATTGCCGTTTGATTTTAAAACTACTGAAAATTTGGTAAAAAGCGGTTTTTGGCAGCTGTTGGTTTTGACGTTTCTTAATATTTTTATTTACTTTTTCATCTATAAAAAGACTTCATTGTTTGTGCAGAAAATTTTACTTGCATTTACCGCGGCTTCATTATTGCTTCTTGTTTCAGCGGGATACCGCATGGGTCTATATGTGATTTTTTACGGATTTAGTTATGAGAAATTTTTTGCCTCATATACGGTATTATTTTGCGCGTTGCTTTTTTTCTGGCTATTATTGAGATTAGTTGTTGATAAAAAAACAGATATTCTTAAAACGGCGGTTGTTCTGTTTATTTGGATGTACGGGGTGATGACGGTTTTCCCCGTAGAACAGTTTATTTTTCGTTCAAACATAGCGCTCTCGCATCGTGAAGATTCGCGCATTAAACTCTCGGAACTTTCCATGCTTTCGCCGGATGTGCTGGGATTGGTAAAAAGATATGAAGCGGCGGGTGTTTTGAAAAAAGAAACGTTTGATTGGACGCCTTGGATAGAAAGCCAGGAGAAAAAAGTTGCTGATAAAAAGTGGTACGAGCGCAATGCGATGAACCTGCTTTATCTGGCAAATAAAACTGAAACAGAAAATAATTTGGTCGGCGGCGACAAAGACGTTTACGGCTGTATCGGTTCTGCCGGCTACTCGTGGTGTGAAGCAAAACAAAAATGTATCAGAAGTTGGGAAGAATATTGTACGATAACAACGCCAAAGAAAGTTGTTTTCGCTTGCGACGGCTCAAAAACAATCACTGCCACGTTTTATATTGGCGACGATAAATTTGTTGATTTGGAATTAAGCGATGGCAAAAAACTTTCCGTGCCGCGTGCCATATCCGCTTCCGGCGCGCGATACACTAAAGCCGACGAGACTTTTGTTTTTTGGAACAAAGGAGATACGGCGTTCATAACCGAGGGCGCGGATAGCGTTGAAACTTATTCAAACTGCAATCTTCAATAA
- a CDS encoding PD-(D/E)XK nuclease family protein, whose amino-acid sequence MPIKISRSKIDLFLECPKCFYLDKVLGVPRPPGFPFTLNSAVDNLLKKEFDIHRAKGEPHPLMKTYGIDAVPFKHEKIEEWRDARTRGIRFLHEPTDILVGGGIDDMWVNSKGELHVVDYKATAKAGRVNLDAEWQIGYKRQVEVYQWLFRKNGFKVSDVAYFVYVNGKRDAAAFDARLEFDIDIIPYKGNDDWIEKVLFEIRKTLDGDDVPKESKNCEYCAYRNAVNEAEM is encoded by the coding sequence ATGCCGATCAAAATAAGCAGAAGCAAAATAGATTTATTTTTGGAATGTCCGAAGTGTTTTTATTTGGACAAAGTTTTAGGCGTGCCGAGACCTCCCGGTTTTCCTTTCACTTTAAATTCCGCGGTTGATAACCTTTTGAAAAAAGAATTTGATATCCATCGTGCCAAGGGCGAACCGCATCCGCTTATGAAAACTTACGGCATAGATGCCGTTCCTTTTAAACACGAAAAGATAGAAGAGTGGCGCGACGCGAGAACTCGCGGAATAAGATTTTTGCACGAGCCGACGGATATTTTAGTCGGAGGCGGAATAGACGACATGTGGGTTAATTCAAAAGGCGAACTCCATGTGGTTGATTATAAAGCCACGGCGAAAGCCGGTAGGGTGAATTTGGATGCCGAGTGGCAGATAGGTTACAAAAGGCAGGTGGAAGTGTATCAATGGCTGTTTAGAAAGAACGGATTCAAAGTAAGCGACGTCGCTTATTTCGTATATGTGAACGGCAAACGCGACGCGGCGGCTTTTGACGCCCGTTTGGAATTTGACATTGACATAATTCCATACAAGGGCAATGATGATTGGATAGAAAAAGTGCTGTTTGAAATTAGAAAAACATTGGATGGAGATGATGTTCCGAAAGAGTCTAAAAATTGCGAGTATTGCGCTTATCGCAACGCCGTTAATGAGGCGGAAATGTAG
- a CDS encoding glycosyl hydrolase family 18 protein has protein sequence MRKKLALTLFLFFGIFFILPLGAMAAERSLSFGLSGEDVRALQNKLIEKGYLASGKNTGYFGSLTEAALKKFQCEQNIICSGTKASGYGVYGPKTRAALSGSSSTATTKSPTFEFSGWVPYWRSATGTRETLEHITQLTSVMPFGYTVKSNGTLADTAKLGQEPWTSFVAEAKKNKTRVVPTVMWGDGNAIHKILSNTTSRIALEDEIANTVKQNGFDGIDIDFEAKKHETIDYFSTFLKGLYQRMGNKWVYCTIEARMPLSHRYSPGATIPDDAMDYANDYAAINKYCDRVEIMAYDQGTIDVLLNSARKAPYAPVADPAWVETLVNLASQKISKNKIIIGIPTYGYEYTITPKTDGSYQYKLLWPFNPRYATDIASQLGITPTRTSANELGFTYDPKVLEAIAPAGNELTQTQQEIASSSVAQNTGSQVNTSQPFNFLSWSDTQAIAEKVALARKLGVRGVAVFKFDGSADPNMWSVLK, from the coding sequence ATGAGAAAAAAACTTGCTTTAACCCTATTTTTGTTTTTTGGGATATTTTTCATCTTGCCCCTTGGCGCCATGGCGGCTGAACGCTCACTTTCTTTCGGACTCTCGGGCGAAGACGTGCGCGCTTTGCAAAATAAACTTATTGAAAAAGGATATCTTGCTTCGGGAAAAAATACCGGATACTTCGGTTCTCTTACGGAAGCCGCGCTTAAAAAATTCCAATGCGAACAAAATATTATTTGCTCGGGAACAAAAGCCTCGGGTTATGGAGTTTACGGGCCAAAAACCCGTGCCGCTCTCTCAGGCTCCTCAAGCACCGCAACCACAAAAAGTCCAACATTTGAATTTTCAGGCTGGGTGCCATATTGGCGTTCAGCCACGGGCACTCGCGAAACTCTTGAGCACATCACGCAACTCACAAGCGTAATGCCTTTTGGCTACACGGTAAAAAGCAACGGCACTTTGGCCGACACCGCGAAACTCGGACAAGAACCCTGGACCAGCTTTGTTGCCGAGGCAAAGAAAAATAAAACTAGAGTCGTGCCAACGGTAATGTGGGGAGACGGCAACGCGATACACAAAATATTAAGCAACACCACAAGCCGCATCGCTCTTGAAGACGAAATAGCGAACACGGTCAAACAAAACGGTTTTGACGGCATTGATATAGATTTTGAAGCGAAAAAACACGAAACAATAGATTATTTTTCAACTTTCCTCAAGGGATTATATCAGCGAATGGGCAACAAATGGGTTTATTGCACTATTGAAGCCCGTATGCCGCTTAGCCACCGCTACAGCCCGGGCGCGACTATCCCCGATGACGCAATGGATTATGCCAACGATTACGCGGCAATAAACAAATACTGCGACCGCGTGGAAATAATGGCTTACGACCAAGGGACAATAGATGTACTTTTGAATTCAGCCCGCAAAGCACCATACGCGCCGGTTGCGGACCCGGCATGGGTGGAAACTTTGGTTAATCTCGCAAGCCAAAAAATTTCAAAAAATAAAATAATAATAGGCATTCCCACGTACGGCTACGAATACACGATAACGCCCAAAACCGACGGCAGTTATCAATATAAATTGCTTTGGCCGTTTAATCCGCGCTACGCCACTGATATTGCCAGCCAGCTCGGCATTACGCCAACTCGCACCAGCGCCAATGAACTCGGATTTACATACGATCCAAAAGTTCTTGAAGCGATTGCTCCCGCCGGAAACGAATTAACCCAGACACAGCAGGAAATCGCGTCTTCTTCCGTCGCGCAAAACACAGGCTCACAGGTAAATACCAGTCAGCCTTTCAACTTTTTATCGTGGAGCGATACTCAAGCCATCGCAGAAAAAGTCGCGCTCGCGCGCAAACTCGGAGTCCGCGGAGTCGCCGTGTTCAAGTTTGACGGCAGCGCGGATCCTAATATGTGGAGCGTGTTAAAATAA
- a CDS encoding GNAT family N-acetyltransferase — MKNNIIFRKAEIKDLKDILKLNFELFKKEHKKFDKSLNLEWTYKNGRKYFKDRVTKKDGFVEVVKNNDKTVGYLCGGISEFLPYRKRARYAELENMFIAKEFRGKNLGAKLTKDFINWCKKSKIDYISVRASSLNKPALGFYRILGFKDYDTILEMRLLKRKIK; from the coding sequence ATGAAAAATAATATCATTTTTAGAAAAGCAGAAATAAAAGATTTAAAAGACATCCTCAAATTAAATTTTGAATTATTCAAGAAAGAGCATAAAAAATTTGATAAGAGTTTGAATTTGGAATGGACATACAAAAATGGAAGAAAATATTTTAAGGATCGCGTTACTAAAAAAGATGGTTTTGTGGAAGTTGTAAAAAACAATGATAAAACAGTCGGCTATCTGTGCGGCGGTATTTCAGAATTCTTGCCCTATCGAAAAAGGGCCAGATATGCAGAATTGGAAAATATGTTTATAGCAAAAGAATTCAGAGGAAAGAATTTGGGCGCCAAATTAACAAAAGATTTTATAAATTGGTGCAAGAAAAGTAAAATTGATTATATCTCCGTAAGAGCTTCTAGCCTAAATAAACCGGCATTGGGATTTTATAGAATTTTAGGGTTCAAAGACTACGATACTATTTTAGAAATGAGATTGCTGAAAAGAAAAATTAAATAA